One Stratiformator vulcanicus genomic window, GCTGGCCGTTGCGGAGGCGATCGGCAGTTGTTGGATCGACAGCCACTTTCTGAAGATCGCCGACAGCTTTGATTGGTTGAAGGATTGACCCTGCCCATTTCTCTTCACGATCTTCAGTCGGATCGAGTGCTTCGCGTAATTCAAATTGTCCAATCGAGGTTCGGACAAGAGACGTCATTACGGCCTGCGTCCCTAAAGCCGCGGCCAGATCGCGGCATAGGCTGCGAATGTAGGTGCCGGAACCACATTCAATTTCGAACTCGCCTTCGCGGTCGTTCCAACTGAGCAGTTCGAAGCGATAGACCTCCACCGTGCGGGTGGGCATTTCTACTTCGCGACCGGCACGGACTTTTTTATAGGCCCGTTGGCCGTCGACGCGTACGGCCGAATAAGCGGGCGGTGTCTGTTCAATTTCACCCAGAAATTGCGGCAGTGCTGCGATGATTTTTTCTCGGCCTATGTCTTCTGCTCCGCCGACCTCTTCGGGTTCAAACTCAAGGTCGAGCGAATCGGTTCGGCAGCCGAACCGAAATGTGGCGCGATAGGTCTTCGGCATCCGCTGTACGAAGGGGATCAGCCGAGTTGCTGTGCCCAGGCACACGATGACCACACCGGTCGCGAGCGGATCGAGCGTGCCGGCGTGCCCCGCCTTCGTCTCAAGTACACGTTGCGCTCGATCGACGATCGCCCGCGAGGTCAGTCCCGCCGGCTTATTAATATTCAGCAGTCCACAGAAATTCGAACTCATTCCTCTTCGTCGAGTTTGGCTTTCTTCGTTCTGCGCGGTGTCTTCTTAAAGACGTGTCTCGGGGCGATCTGAGTACAACCCGACATTCTATACCAGCGCTTCGGTCTTGTGACCCGCCTTGTTCAGGGCGGCTTGGACGAAGCCGGCGAATAGCGGGTGGGGGCGATCCGGCTTTGATTTGAATTCCGGATGGAACTGCACGGCAACAAACCAAGGATGCTCGGGCACTTCAACGATTTCGACCAGCGTTCCCGCCGCATGATGTCCGACGGGAGAAAGCCCGGCGTCGATAAATCGCTCGCGATAAGCCGGGTTGAACTCGTAGCGATGGCGATGTCGCTCGGAGATTTCGGACGTCTCGTAGCACTCGGCAGATTTTGAATCGTCCGCCAGAATGCAGGGCTGGGCTCCCAGCCGCATCGTGCCGCCCTTTTCGGTGATGGTCCGCTGCTCTTCGAGCATGCAAATCACGGGGTCGGGTGTGTCTTTTTCGAATTCGGTGCTGTTCGCTTCGGCGAGGCCGAGCACGTTGCGAGCGAACTCGATCACCGCGCACTGCATCCCGAGGCAAATGCCGAAGAACGGAATCCCGCGCTCGCGTGCATATTGGATCGCTTGGATCTTGCCTTCGATCCCACGCATTCCGAAGCCGCCCGGAATCAGCAGGCCGTCGATGCCGTGCAGGTGGGCGTCGGCGCCGTCTCGCTCCAGTTCCTCGGCCTCAACGCGTTTGATGCTCACGCGAGTCAGGTGCGAAAAGCCGGCGTGGTCGAGTGACTCGTAAATCGACTTGTAAGCATCGCGATGATCGATGTATTTGCCCACGACGCCGATCGTGATTTCGTGCTCGGGGTTTCGGATTCGATTGATTAACTCCTGCCACTCTTCGATCAACAGTCGACCGGCATTCATCCGCAGCTTGTTGACGATGAGCTGATCGAGGTTGTCCTCGGCGAGGCTCAGCGGGACCTCGTAGATCGAAAATTCTTTGTCGACCTCGACGATCACCGACTGCTTTTCGACGTTGCAGAACAGCGCGATCTTGTCGGTGTGCTCCCGCGGGATCGGCTTCTCGCAGCGGACGATGAGGATGTCGGGCTGAATGCCGATCTGGCGGAGCTGCCCGACGCTGTGCTGCGTCGGTTTGGTCTTCGCTTCCCGTGCCGCCTTCAAGTACGGCACGAGAGTCAGATGAATGAACAGACAGTTATCTCGCCCGATGTCGAGCGGCACCTGCCGGATGGCTTCGAGGAACGGCAGCCCCTCGATGTCGCCGATCGTGCCGCCCAGTTCGGTGATGACCACATCGACATCCGGCCCGGCCAGATTGAAGATCATCGATTTGATCTCGTCGGTCACATGCGGGACGACCTGCACGGTGCGGCCCAGATATTCGCCGCGACGTTCCTTGTCGATCACCTTCTTGTAGATCTGCCCGGTCGTGTAGTTCGATTCGCGGGTCAGGGGGCTGTTGGTGAACCGCTCGTAGTGTCCCAAATCGAGGTCGGTCTCCGAGCCGTCGTCGAGGACGTAAACCTCCCCGTGCTGGTAGGGGCTCATCGTGCCGGGATCGACGTTGATGTAGGGATCGAGCTTCTGCATCCGGACGGAGAGCCCGCGTCGCTCGAGCAACAGGCCGATCGAGGCGCTGGTCAGCCCCTTTCCGAGCGAACTAACGACGCCGCCGGTCACGAAGATGTGTTTGGTCATGCTTTGGCTGAGTGGAATCCGTCGGAAGGTATGTACGTCATTGCGAGCGGGCATTCGTACGAGTGGGCTTCACCGCGAGTCGTCGTCTCAGACGGACTTCGCAGCGTGACGAGTGAAAAGAAGGCCGGCGCGTGTCCGTTTCCGCCCCTTCGCCCTCACTCCCCCTCGCCCTCTCGCTGATACCGAACCCGCCGGGCGAAGCGAGCATAATCTTCCGCGGTGTCGATGCCAATCGCCGGGTGCCGGACTTCCGCCACGACGATGCGCCCGCCCAATTCCAAAGCGCGGAGTTGTTCCAGCTTCTCCAATTGCTCCAGCGGAGAGGGCGAGGCATCGGCCAATTTCAGCAGAAAATCGGCCCGATAGGCGTACACGCCGATGTGCAGCTTCCACGGCGAATTTGCTTTCAGCAGTTCGTCCGGTTCTTCGTCGCGCACAAAGGGAATCATTGCCCGGCTGAAGTACAAAGCTGTGCCATCTTGCGTCATGACGACTTTCACGCACGATGGCGAATCGCGGTCCTCAGCCGACTCGATCGGAGTCGCGAGAGTTGCCATCTGGGCATCGGGCCGCGAGCGGAGCGTCTCGACGAGCAGGTCGAGCTGCGACGGATCAAGCTCCGGCTCGTCCCCCTGCACGTTGACCACGACGGCGTCGGTCGGCAAATCGAGCCGCCTAGCGACTTCGGCAATGCGATCGGTTCCGGAGGCGTGCTCACCGGTCATCTCGACCTCGCCGCCGAATTCGCGAACCGCCTCGGCAATACGTTCGCTGTCGGTCGCAACGATCACCCGTTCGAAGCAGCCCGCCCGGCTCGCCGCCTCCCAGGTGTGCTGCAGCAGCGGCTTGCCGGTCTCGGACAGCAACAACTTCTCCGGCAATCGGGACGACTGCAGTCGGGCGGGGATCATTGCGATAACCTGTGCCATGTCTGATCCGCGTTGTGTCGGTCAGTTGCCTCGCGAAGAGTCACTCCGCGGTGTCACCGAAGCGAGACTGATCGCTGACAGCGATAGAGCGTCGTGCCGCAGCGATATTGCTGCAACGATGCCCGATTTTCGCTTCGATGCAAGGCTCCTCCGCCACCCCGGCTTTTCAGTTCGCACTCGCCCGGCGGCGGAATTGGCTGGGGTTTAAGACTTCGAGGCTGCCATCGGGGGACTCGACGAGGTAGACGAGTTCGCTGCCGAGGTTGACGCCGCGGGAGGCGAGAAATTTGCCGTCGGTGTCGACCGTTAACGTGCGGGCGGGGCCGTCGACCGTGGGGACGAGCACGCAGGTCCATTCGACCGATTGTTCGTCCACGTTATAGAGCCGCAGCGTCCCGTCCTTTCCGCCGGCAAGCAGCCGACTGTCGTCGAACCAGTCGAGGGCTTCTTGCGAAATGTCGCCGGCGTGCTGAAATGTCGCGACGCGGGTGCCTTCTGTGTCCCAAACGGTGATGTTGCCGCACCAGGTGGCTGTAGCAATCCGACTGCTGCTCCGACTCCAAGCGAGCGTTTTTGCAGGCGCGCTTTCATCGAGACGAAGCGTTCGCGAGCCAACACCGTCACGCTCGCGAATAGTAACAACTCCTGATCCGCCAGTGGCGATCGATTTTCCGTCCCGAGACCATTTCAAGTCATGGTGTTGGCTCGAATTGGGGAGCGTTGCAATCTGCGTCCCGTCGGGACGGAAAATGCGAATTTCATTGCGAATTAAGATGGCGATCTCGTCGAGACTTGACCAGTCGATGACGTCGTCATGGTGGTCGGTCATCGGAATAATTACGCGTGATGAACCGTCGATTCCGACAACCTTGGCGTGCCTTGCCGTGAAGTCCGCAATGACGAGTGAGCGGCTGTCGGAACTCCAGCGGATATCGTTTCCTTTATCAACTGACTGCCACAACTGGCGTGTGCCTTGAAACAGGGCCGCATACCCGCCCGTGCCGGGGCCGAGCCTCGCTGCGAGCATTTTTCCGTCGGGGCTCCAAATGAGCCGTGCCGCGTCCTCGTCCTCGTACTTCAGATACGATTGCACTTCGCCGATAGGTGAGGCGATCAGACCGCAGGGGCCGCCGCGGGCCAGTCCGACCGCGATGCGTTTTCCATCCGTTGTGATGGAGACGCCTTTGACTTCAGCAGGTCCACCGAGATCTTCGGACGTCTCGACATGACCCGCCAACGTGGCTACGCCGAGATGATAAGACCTGCCAATTCTGCTGGCTGCCACGATTCGGTTCCCTTCGGGTGACCAATCAATTGCATTGGAATGCACTGTACCCTTTTTGGTCACGGGAGCGTCCGGCCCGTGCGGCCAAACATAAACGCCATGCCCTCCACAGACCGCTAACTTTCTGCCATCGGAGGCCACGCTCATGTCAAGGCAACTAATTGTTGTCTTGCCATCCGATTCTAAAAGAGGCGAAACACTGCCGGTCTGGGGATTGAAGAGCGACAGCCCCTGATAGCTGCCCACCAGTAATCGACCGTCAGCGAGGCGGGCTAGGTTAAGGATCTTATGTGAAACGTGAATCTGGCGAACGGTTTCCAGCGTATCGTTGAAGATTTGGATCGTCTGACCCGTGTGCACGGCGGCTATATTGCCGTTCGCCAAGAACGTGCAATCATCTAATGGATAATCAGTGTCCGTGTGCCCTAATAATTCCCCAGTATCAGTGTAGAGTCGAAGTATATTCGGCTGCCTCGACCCTACCGCTAATCGCCGACCGTCGTGACTCCATGCAACAGCTGTCGCCCGGTCTTCGGCAACACGAATCCGGTGCAGCAACTTCCCGCCGGGTTCCATGAGAAGCAGTTCCCCGCGGATCGTCGTGGCCGCGATGCGGTCGGCGGTGGGACTCCATTCCAGATCCGTTATCGACGAGCCGGGGTGTGGCAGGATGCGAACGAGGTCGAGCGACTTGGGATCGAGCAGCCGGACGTTACCGGCCTCGGTCCCGACGGCGATCAGTTTGCCATCGGGCGACCAATCGAGGCATATGACCTCACCGCGGAGCTTCCGCGTTTCGAGTTGCCAGCGGGAGCCGTCGGGGAGATTGGGCGGCGTCGCCACCAGCCCCGGCAAATAGGGGCTTTCGCCGACGGGCGGAGCCTGCGCCGATGCCGGAGCCGCTGTGTTTTGCTCACCCTGTTCCGGTGGCAACGGAACAGGCCGGGAGGGGATCGAAGCGATCTGTGTCGGAGACGGCGCTTCGGCCGAACTCCCGGTCGATGGCGGTGTGGCGTTGCCGCCTGAGTCGCCTTCACTCGCTGAGGGAGGCGTCGTGCCGCTCTCGTTCGATGCCGGAGCCACGGGGGTGGCGTCTGCAGCATTCGCCGTGGCGGCATCGGCCTGAGCAATCGTCGTTTCGCTCTCGCTGGCGGAACTGTCTCCGGAACCGCTGAAAGCGACGACAAGCCCCACCGCCACGAGCAGTGCCATCGCCCCGCCGGCGATGCTGCCGTAGAGAACGATCGGATTCGGCTTCTTTTTCCGGTTATTGGGCGTCGCCTTGGACCGCCGCCGTCTTGTCTCGAAAAGGGGGACCTCGGGTTGGGTTCCTCCGTAGGTCTGCCCGGCCTCGAATGAGCCGTCGTATGAGAAGTCGCCGCCTTCCCCGAGCGTTTTTTCCGGCGAAATCGTCGCCTGTTTTTTCTTGTTCGACTCGCCCCGCGTTTTCGAGGTGAAGGGTTTCAGCTCTTCGGCCAGTTCTTTAGCGGAGTCGGGCCGATCGTCGGTGGTCTTGGCCATCAGCCGATTGTAGATGTCGCACAGTTCGGGCGGTGCGTCCGGACAGGCCTCGGCCAGGTCGGGAGGCGTTTCACTCACATGCCCGACCATTTTGCGGGCAATTGTCGAGTAATCTTGCCCCGAGAACGGCGCACGACCGGTGAGCAGAAAGAACAACGTGCAGCCGAGGGCGTACAGGTCGGCCGGCGGGCCGACCTGCCGCATGTCCCGCCACTGCTCCGGCGACATATAGTCGGGTGTGCCGAGCACCTGTCCCTCGACCGTGAGACCCGCTTCGGAAGCTTCGACGGCCGCTTCTTCGCTGAGCCGGGCGAGACCGAGATCGAGGACCTTCACGCTGCCTGAGCGGGCGGCGAACAGGTTCGAGGGCTTGATGTCGCGGTGAACGAGACCTTCGGCGTGCGCCGCGGCCAGACCGAGGGCCGCCTGCCGGATCGCCCGGCAGGCCTGCGAGACCGACAGCGGCCCCTTTTTCTTGACCTTCTCATGCAGGTCGTACCCGTCGACATATTCGATCGCGAGATAGTGAGTGCCGTCGACCTCCCCGGCATCATACGCATGCACGATATTAGGATGGCTGACCTTGCCGGCCGCCTTCATCTCGCGCGAGAACCGGGCGACGCGCTTCGAGTCGGCGACCAAGTGCGGCGGCAGCAGCTTGAGTGCGACCTGTTTGTCGAGGTGACCGTGCGTCGCCAGCCAAACGGTCCCCATGCCTCCTTCGCCGATTTTCCGATCTAGGCGGTAAGGCCCGATTTCCGCTCCCGCGGACGCGTCGAACGTCGCGGAGAGATTAGGCTTTTCGAAGTCGAAGGTCTGTTCGGAGACTTCATCCCCCTGCGTCCCGCGAACGGTTTCCCCACCGGTATTCGATTGAGGATCCTCGGCAGAAGCCCGCGGCTTACGAGACTTGGCCATTATCAAGACCATCAAGAATTTTAGTGGGCGACTGAAAGCGTGGAAAAACGTGCTGAGAATGTACCAGAACGCATTGACATGCAAAGTCGCCGCTCCGGTTCGTGCTGCCGAAATCAATATATTTTTGACAGCATCTAGGTGGTTGTACTAGCTTTTTGTGGGCCGTATAGGCGGCTTCCACAATGCGGATTGCGCTGACGGGCCAGCCGATGGCAGACCGCGCAACCATCTCACCACGGGTAGAGGAATGGTGCACCACCTCTTTTCACCCCGCCGGTGGGCGTGGCCGTGAGGCTGCGAGTGACCC contains:
- the truB gene encoding tRNA pseudouridine(55) synthase TruB, yielding MSSNFCGLLNINKPAGLTSRAIVDRAQRVLETKAGHAGTLDPLATGVVIVCLGTATRLIPFVQRMPKTYRATFRFGCRTDSLDLEFEPEEVGGAEDIGREKIIAALPQFLGEIEQTPPAYSAVRVDGQRAYKKVRAGREVEMPTRTVEVYRFELLSWNDREGEFEIECGSGTYIRSLCRDLAAALGTQAVMTSLVRTSIGQFELREALDPTEDREEKWAGSILQPIKAVGDLQKVAVDPTTADRLRNGQRLEFHDASAFDELAVIDPAGNLICIAEHDRPEQTLRPRIVFKD
- a CDS encoding CTP synthase; its protein translation is MTKHIFVTGGVVSSLGKGLTSASIGLLLERRGLSVRMQKLDPYINVDPGTMSPYQHGEVYVLDDGSETDLDLGHYERFTNSPLTRESNYTTGQIYKKVIDKERRGEYLGRTVQVVPHVTDEIKSMIFNLAGPDVDVVITELGGTIGDIEGLPFLEAIRQVPLDIGRDNCLFIHLTLVPYLKAAREAKTKPTQHSVGQLRQIGIQPDILIVRCEKPIPREHTDKIALFCNVEKQSVIVEVDKEFSIYEVPLSLAEDNLDQLIVNKLRMNAGRLLIEEWQELINRIRNPEHEITIGVVGKYIDHRDAYKSIYESLDHAGFSHLTRVSIKRVEAEELERDGADAHLHGIDGLLIPGGFGMRGIEGKIQAIQYARERGIPFFGICLGMQCAVIEFARNVLGLAEANSTEFEKDTPDPVICMLEEQRTITEKGGTMRLGAQPCILADDSKSAECYETSEISERHRHRYEFNPAYRERFIDAGLSPVGHHAAGTLVEIVEVPEHPWFVAVQFHPEFKSKPDRPHPLFAGFVQAALNKAGHKTEALV
- the kdsB gene encoding 3-deoxy-manno-octulosonate cytidylyltransferase, whose product is MAQVIAMIPARLQSSRLPEKLLLSETGKPLLQHTWEAASRAGCFERVIVATDSERIAEAVREFGGEVEMTGEHASGTDRIAEVARRLDLPTDAVVVNVQGDEPELDPSQLDLLVETLRSRPDAQMATLATPIESAEDRDSPSCVKVVMTQDGTALYFSRAMIPFVRDEEPDELLKANSPWKLHIGVYAYRADFLLKLADASPSPLEQLEKLEQLRALELGGRIVVAEVRHPAIGIDTAEDYARFARRVRYQREGEGE
- a CDS encoding serine/threonine-protein kinase translates to MAKSRKPRASAEDPQSNTGGETVRGTQGDEVSEQTFDFEKPNLSATFDASAGAEIGPYRLDRKIGEGGMGTVWLATHGHLDKQVALKLLPPHLVADSKRVARFSREMKAAGKVSHPNIVHAYDAGEVDGTHYLAIEYVDGYDLHEKVKKKGPLSVSQACRAIRQAALGLAAAHAEGLVHRDIKPSNLFAARSGSVKVLDLGLARLSEEAAVEASEAGLTVEGQVLGTPDYMSPEQWRDMRQVGPPADLYALGCTLFFLLTGRAPFSGQDYSTIARKMVGHVSETPPDLAEACPDAPPELCDIYNRLMAKTTDDRPDSAKELAEELKPFTSKTRGESNKKKQATISPEKTLGEGGDFSYDGSFEAGQTYGGTQPEVPLFETRRRRSKATPNNRKKKPNPIVLYGSIAGGAMALLVAVGLVVAFSGSGDSSASESETTIAQADAATANAADATPVAPASNESGTTPPSASEGDSGGNATPPSTGSSAEAPSPTQIASIPSRPVPLPPEQGEQNTAAPASAQAPPVGESPYLPGLVATPPNLPDGSRWQLETRKLRGEVICLDWSPDGKLIAVGTEAGNVRLLDPKSLDLVRILPHPGSSITDLEWSPTADRIAATTIRGELLLMEPGGKLLHRIRVAEDRATAVAWSHDGRRLAVGSRQPNILRLYTDTGELLGHTDTDYPLDDCTFLANGNIAAVHTGQTIQIFNDTLETVRQIHVSHKILNLARLADGRLLVGSYQGLSLFNPQTGSVSPLLESDGKTTISCLDMSVASDGRKLAVCGGHGVYVWPHGPDAPVTKKGTVHSNAIDWSPEGNRIVAASRIGRSYHLGVATLAGHVETSEDLGGPAEVKGVSITTDGKRIAVGLARGGPCGLIASPIGEVQSYLKYEDEDAARLIWSPDGKMLAARLGPGTGGYAALFQGTRQLWQSVDKGNDIRWSSDSRSLVIADFTARHAKVVGIDGSSRVIIPMTDHHDDVIDWSSLDEIAILIRNEIRIFRPDGTQIATLPNSSQHHDLKWSRDGKSIATGGSGVVTIRERDGVGSRTLRLDESAPAKTLAWSRSSSRIATATWCGNITVWDTEGTRVATFQHAGDISQEALDWFDDSRLLAGGKDGTLRLYNVDEQSVEWTCVLVPTVDGPARTLTVDTDGKFLASRGVNLGSELVYLVESPDGSLEVLNPSQFRRRASAN